In the genome of Microtus pennsylvanicus isolate mMicPen1 chromosome X, mMicPen1.hap1, whole genome shotgun sequence, the window TGGTTTTCATGAGGtttgattgtgtttttttttttttcttatgtgccTTTGGTTGCAGAAATCACTGTCAGGAGGCTCAGAGTTTTAAGCATTTTaggtcttttattcattttaagttaatttttgtgTATGGTCCTTAGGTTTAAGTATGACCAAATGAAGTCAGGTtcaagctcaaaaaaaaaaagaaatttatttcttttaaattttccagtttGATAGggtatagatttttaaaacatgtcattatgattctctggatttccttggtggCTGTTGTGAAATCctccttttctaattttattaatttggaacttctctttccatctttgaATTAATTTAGCTAAGTCTTTATAAGTCTCATTAGTTTTCTCAGAAAACCAactattctttttatctttttttttcttttttggtggtggggtggtggtgatggtggtggaggtttgTTCCTATTTTACTGCTTTCTATTCCaggtttgattatttctttctgtcAGTTCTTTGGAGTGTTATTTTATCCTTTTCTAGAACTCTCACATATGCCATTGAGTTACTAATATGAGATCCCTCATTTTTATATAGTCACTAAGAGCTATATAAACTTGCCTCTTAGAATTGACTTCATTTTGTCCCCTAggttttgttatcttttttttccttttcattcaattctaataactttttaatttctaTCTTAGTTCTGTCTTGAACCATCATTCATTCAATAATAAGTTATTCAGTTTGCatgattttataaaatttctattGGTTCCACTGTTGTTAACATCTAGATTTAATCTATGGTGGCAAGTTAGGATATAAGATGTTGCTTCAATTTTCCTACATcttttgagacttgctttgtattCAAGTATATCGTCAGTTTTGGAAGAttttccatgagatgctgagaagagagtatattcttttatgtgagTGTGAGATATTTTGTAAATATGGACTAGATTTATGATATAATTTAGATCCAGCCTTTCTCTGTTATGTCTTTGTCTGgaatgacctgtctattggcaaGAGTGGGGTGGGGTATTGAAGTTACCTACTATCACTATGTGAAGGACAATGTGTAATTTCAGGTGTAGTAGTTTCTCTTTTATGAACTTATATGCCTGTGCATTTGCTGTATAATTGTTTAGAATTACAATATTCTCTTGGTGGATTTGTCCTTTGATGAGCATTTAGTAaaattttctctattttcatCCTCAGTCTAGATATTTATTGaccaattttgttgtttttagttcaTTTAGGGATCAAGGCAAAAAATATATGTTTAGTCCAATGACAgacttctctgtgtcttttaaatAGTTTTGGATTGAAGTTCTTTAGATATTATCATAGTTTCACCTGCTTTATTCTTAGGTCATTTGCTTAAAATACCtttctccatccatttacctgagcatgtctttccttaatagtaaggtTGTTTACAGAAATATAGATCCTGTTTTCTAATCCAGTTTGTTACTCTGTTTTTATAAAGGAATGAAGACCATTAATATTGAGAGCTATCAATTACTAGAACTtcttgattcctgttattttgttgttatagTGTGGGCTTTCCCCCTTCTTTTGATTTATACAGTGTGGGCTTTCCCCCTTCTTTTGATTTACTGGTCTATTCTTCTTCAGTAGGTTGCAGTAAGCCAATGAATCATCTGCAAAGACAGGGATCAAAGACCAAGGGAATTCTCAGTCTGTATTCAGAGTTGTAATTTGCAGTAAATGGAGATGAGGTAGGAAGTACTGTGCCTACAATCAGACTAGTACAAGGATGGGGGTGAGGATGAAGAGACTGTAATAATGGAAATGAAGCAGAGTAAAAATCCCCTATCTGAACCCAGGTCTGGTGTGGTCACTGGAGATCCCAGATAGAGATGCATCTCAATATCCCTGGCTCACACAAAGAAATGAGAATGGACTAGAAAGGGGTTGAGAGGGTCCGCAGGAAGAGGGAAAGCTATGTCCATACCAAGTTTCAGCAAAGTTCACAGAGAATGGAggtagggtgggaggaggggtactTGCAAGCATACTGCTACAGTGCAGTGGTGAGAATGGAAAAGCAGGTACTTGCTCTTTAAAGAGCAATGAAGCTGTAATCAAGCAGCCCATGCCCTGCCCCTACATCACCACTTAGAAGAGCAGCACATAGGCACAGACATTGGCATTGTGACTTCGTCATTATGATGCCGTCCTGTGTGGACCAGGGGAGAAGTAAGGTGGTAATAGTCTTCAAGGATCATTTTGTTCTCCCTCTTTTCTGGCCTTTTGGCAGGGAAAGGCCAGATGGCAGGCTGAAATCCAACTAAGCTTGTAGTTGCAGTCTCTAGTGAAGTCAACTCCAGAAAGTCAGAGGATTCAATCACCTTCCTCAGGTAGTCATCTCTGTTTCCTATTCCACCATGACAGAGGACTGTTTCCAAGTGTGAGTTGCGACAAACTGGAAACAGCTGACAACTTTTCATCACAGCATTGTAAGTCAAAAGATCTTGTCTATCAAGACTCTTACAGGCCAGTCAGTTGTTTACTAAGCTATCATCTGCCAAAGAGTCATGGACCAACCAGGCATAAGACAAGCAGGCCAAAGCAAAACAGACATGAATCAAGCAGGTATGAGCCCACCAGATGAAAGTCCATACAATACAAAAGAACCAGGGCCAAGCCAAGCAAACATCAACCAGCCAAGCATGAGCCAACAAGACATGAACAAACCAGATGTGACAAGACCAGATGCAAGGCAACCAGATATGAACCAACCAGGGCCAAGCATGGACCAGCCAGTCGTGAGCAAACCAGACGTGAGTCAACAAGGTTTGAGACAGCCAGACCCAAGCCAACTGCATATGAAACATCCAGGCACAGGCCAACCAGGCATGAGTCAATCAGGCCTGAGCCAAGCAGGCATATGGCAGCCAGGCCCTCCTCCTCCCaacataaaacaaatgaactCACGACAATTGGGTTCAGCATATCCAGGCAGGAAATCACCAGAAATGTGGCAAATAGACCAAAGCAATCAGGAAATGAGACAATCAGACATTGTCCAACGAGACACAAGCAATGCAGGACAGAGACAACCTGATACATGGAAAACAGATCCAAGTTATCCAGGAATGAAACAAACAGAACCATGGCAATGGGAGCCAGGTTCTCCAAGCTTGAGACAAACAGATGCATATCAATGGAACCCAAGCCACTTAAGCAAAAAACATTCAAATTCATGGCAAACAGGCCTACATCACCCAGTCATCAAACATTTAGAATTCAAAGAACCAAGTCCAACCGAACGCGGTACGAAACAACTTGACACAGCACAACCAGGTATGAAACTGCCAGGTCCCAGCCAACCAGATATGAGACAATATGACACATGGCAATCAAGCCAGAACCAACAAGGCATGAAACAGTTTAGTCCTTGGCAACCAGGCCCCAGCTCACTAGGCAAGAGATTGTCAGGCACATGGCCATTGGGCCTTAGCCAACCAGGCATGAGACAATCTGACACATATCAACTAGGGCCTACTCATCCAGGTATGGAATGGTCAGATACACAACAACCAGGCCCTAAAATACCAGATACAACACAATTAGACATGAAGCAACTTGGCCACAGCCATCTAAGTGTAAAAATTTTAGATACACGACAATCAAGCCTCAGTCCACCAGCCATGGCAAAACCTGACACTTGTCAATCAGGCCTTAGCCAATCAGGCATGAAAGAGTTGGACACATGGCAATCAGGCACCAATCAACATGGCATTAAACAGTTGGATTCATGGCAATGGAGTCCCAACTCCCCAAGCAGAAAACAATCAGGCAAATGGCCAGCAGGGCCCAGCCCTCTAGGTATGAGACAATTGGAATCATGGCAATCAGGCCCAAGCCAACTGAGCATGAGATATTCAGACTCATGTCCATGGGGTCCATGCCACTCAGCAATGAGACACTCAGATTTATGGCAACCAAGCCAGTCAGGCACAAGACAATCAGATGCATGGCAAACATGCCCAAGCCACCCTGGCATGAAACAATTTGATACATGGCAATCAAGTCCCAACTTCCCTGGTGTAAGACAATTATATACATGGCAGCCAAGCCCCAGTTGCTCAAACACAAGACAATCAGAAAAATGGCACCTGGGTCCCAGCAACCCAGACATGAGACAAACAGATATTTGGGAACCAATACCAAGGCAATTGAAGACAAGCGCCAGCCAACTGGGTACATGGCAAGAAGGCATGGAACCATATGAGACAAGTCAACCAGAAACCACTCAATTAGATAAAAGTCAACCAGACACCACCCAACCAGGCCTAGGAGAAATGACACCATCAGATACATCAGAGCCAAGTCCAAGTCAGCCAGAGACAAAAGCCAGCCCATCAGACACTACCAGCCAATCAGAATCAATTAAAGGAAGCGATAGTCAACCAAGTAAAAGTCAATTACAGCCAAGTGAATCAAGCACGAGTGATTTAAGTAAAAATCAAGAAGGAATGCTCCAATTACCCATGAGAAAGACAAACTCTGTTCCTTTCAAAATAAGACCTGCTAAGCCTCAAGACTGCCCAGATATTCTGCGACTGATCAAAGTAAGCCtgtattttcttaattcttaGAAATAAGTGCAGGGCTGATAGAACAAAATGATTGCAAAACTTAAATGAAAGTCTAAATTTGAATCTAGCTCTGTTATTTATGATCCATAAACCTTTACAATCTTCATTTTTCatataaatcaaaattataaTAATCGCTACAAGAGATTGTTGTGATGTTTTCTTTATATCcagaatacaaatttaaaaaaatatgagatTTGGACTTGGGAATATAGCTTCATTGGTAAAGCATATCCAGAAGTCTGTTCACAGATATATCCCATGAGTctaaagaacagagagaaaactttCTTATGCACCTGTTCATTTTAATGTCTTTCCTAGAAACCATACCAGTACAGTAAAGGTGACAATGTTGATCAGAATGAACTCTTATGCATATAGTATTGTTACCACATAGTTGAAATGTTGCAAAAGTATGTTTTTTCCTGAACTGTTGCTTTTCGTGCTCTGTTCCAACTGACCAAGACCATATAAAGAACACATCTTTATAAATGTGTACTAACTGTTATGGAAATGATATAATATGGACATGGTAGGATGCTAATAATGAAGTTATATTCTTATGTCTggaatttttggaaaaaaattaatagtccttttgtcttatttagggctactattgctgttatgaaacaccatgaccaaaagcaacttgagaatgaaagggtttatttgtatTACATATCCCAAGCCATAATCCACTGaagaaaatcaggacaggaactcaaacagagcgggaacctgaagacaggagctgatgcaaagacagtagaggagtactgcttactggcttgctcctcatgtcttgctcagcctgctttcttatagaagccaggaccaccagtccagggatggcaccacccacaatagtttggtccctcccacatccatcagtaattaaggAAATGCTCTATAGGCTTATATGTAATTGATTATGTACAGTCTTAAAATGCCTGTAGtctgatcttatgaaggcattgtctcaattgaggttctGTCCTCTCAAATGATTCTAATCTGTATCAAATTGACACAATATGGTCTAGCATATTGCTTTATTTTGAAGAACTTAAACTTATTTCAGTTTTATACATCAGTAAGACCTATTCAGGGGTAGAAATATTCTGTTGTATTCTTATACTATAATATGGGAAGATgtaatattttcagtttttgtgAATGCAAAATAtaactctggctttcctggacaaataaaataatgtaaattaaaaaataatgtcaatTAAAGTttgaatacaaaataatataacaaaatcaTAATagtataaaaaaattttaattgtttaaaaatcataatagtataagaaaagtttttaaattctttaatgtATAAGCACATATGTATTTTCATGTGACTGACATGATTGGATTTGGCATTGTAAATTGAAAATTGATGCATAAACATGTAAGATTTTATTGTTGCATTTGTTCAGTTCATGTCTAGGCAGTCATTTTGGCGAGAATTTATGACTGTAACTTCTGACATTGCTAAGTAAGCAAAAAATATATGGGAGGGAAtagagggagaaatgatgtaaatatagtataatctcaaaaataaacgaAAACTGTTTTCATAAAATTTTCAGAGCTAGCACAATGAAACTTTTGATAAGAAATATTAACCAAATTCATagcaaatataaatttattattcaaAGTATGAAACATTAATAATGATTTATATTGGATTGACATATATGGTTtatctccagaaaaaaaatgctctgTGAGTTTAATTACCTGGAATTTGCCAAAAGCAAGATAGTGTGTAAATATGAGAAGCAAACTTCTGTAGCTATTTCAAGAACAATGGAgttctttagtttttaataaataattttaacattttattttattttaatttcattttaaattctagCTACAGttcttcctcccacctttcttCCCACCCTCCCCCTTAACTTCTTCCCCCAGCCCACCTCTTATCCACTCCCcccaacaggtaagggctccTATGGAGATACAACAAAATCtagcacattaagttggggcaggatcAAATCCTCCCCTCTGCATTAAAGCCGATCATGgaatcccaccatagggaataggcttcaacaagctagctcatgcaccaggaatAAATAGCTcatgccaggggcccctcagatagttcaagcttcaccactgtctcccacatatggagggcctaggtcagtcccattgaggctccacagctgtcagtctagagttcatgatttTCCACCAGCTTGATTGAGctctctctgtagatttctccatcatgatctttaCCTTTCTTGATCATacattccctcttccttctcttcaattGGATTCCCGGAGCTCgacctggtgcttggttgtggatttctgcatccTGTTCCATCAATTATTGAATGAATGCTCTATGATGATACCTGggatattcaccaatctgattacagaagtCCAGTTCAGCCAACCTCTCCATtactgctaggagccttagctAGTGTCATCCTTGTGGAGTCATGGGAATTTCCCAAGCAACAGATTTCTCCTTAACCACATAGTGACTCTCCCTATCAAGATATccctttcattgctctcccactccatccctccccacctcAACTATCCTAttacctcatgttctcatcccctgGATATGACAGATAGATATGAAcctatttgcaatcttctacatgttgacatccagttatgccagtaccttttgttaaagatgcttttctttttccattgcactattttggcttctttgtcagcaatcagatgttcataggtgtgtggattaatgttaGTGTTTGATTGTATTCCATTgatctgtctgtgtgtttttatgccaatatgaagctgtttttattactatatctctgtaatagagtttggaGTCAGGTATGGGGAAGCCTTCTTTTATTATATGgaattattttagccattctaggggttttttttgtctttccgtTTGAgtttagtattgttctttcaatgtctgtgaagaattttgttcgGATTTTGATGTTGCATTAAATATGTATAAGATTGTCATTGttattatgttgatccttcctattcAAGAGTATGGAAGCTCCTTCAACTTTCTGGtaattcttaaatttctttctttagagattTAAAGTTCCTCTCAtacttattactctagctagaactaGAACTAGTACtattttgaatagatatggagagagtggacagccttttcttgttcctgattttagtggaattgctttgagtttctctccacttagtttGATATAGGCAGAGCAACAAGATTAggaatattctgggaagaagaaaggcagagaggcagtcacCAGTCAAATGCAGAGGAAGTAGGCTGAGAATGCCttcctgagaaaaggtaccaagccccatggctaaacatagacaagaattatgggctaatttaacttgtaagagctagtttataataagcctgagataataggccaaaggtttaaaattaatataagcctcagtgtgtttatttggaactaaatggctgtgggaccaggctggACAGAAACATCCAtgtacaaatggcacccaaacgTTTGGCACATAAGTCCcgagaaagtttaaaaaataagaaagggttTTAGACAGACGAGAAACACAGGTTCTTGGTAATCATCTATTTTCCATTAGGCTCTGTTTTGTGGTAGTAACAAGAGGTGTAGCTCATATAAGAGAGACTTTCTGACTCAGTATTAGTGGCAAAATCCTTgcaactcttttaagaggctctgctaccaaacacttaaatggtatttatGAGCTGCTGGCAGCCAGCTTCTTGGTGATGGTATAGACCTTGAAACTCCAAagacttgtggcaataaatatggctCTGGCCAATatctccaccatgaagctaggctctcaaaaagctaaggaattggGTGGAGTCTGCCACAaaggcacagctttaatcctagccatatcacttagcagattaaagattcatgtggtcagaaaaagagatatattcagaaaaagatatacagtaaagtcTGATTCAGACTAAAATTCCTCTAAatggtttatatatatatatacacacacacacaaagcttggaagagaaaagaaaaagaatagagaacgttcttaagaaaaagaaatagagtagttaGGTGTGGTTCTTCACAGCTTTAATACcatcacttgagaggcagaagtagatggacctatctgagtttgaggcctatggagttccaggacagccaaagatacacagaaaaaccctgtctcaaaaaaccaaaaattaaaaataaaaataaaagaaatagagtaaagaaacatataaagatggaaaatacacagagcatcttgatattgtatgttattgtgttgtcttggaattgactgctgaggaaggaacaacagctccTCAAAAACATTTGATTAGAAATTCTTGATTTATCCAacttgtatattttgaaaatgccttgaattcaaaatttaagtcagaaGATACGTTTCTTTGggaaagagattctgcttttatttccaccagaaatgtggattcattctggatttaaaaaatcaggtttgataaAGGAAAACCCCCTGAAAAagctgataggagcagatggtccagatgaCACAATGTCTCAGAGCACCACTGTTGCAATTTCTTCtaagttctgcatccagaacagctttaaGCCTGCTGGCTGAAAGGATCCAGACTTatagaatactccagtcaggacttgacaataatcctaaatttctttgggtccccataagattatcagtgtcccCAATCAGCAAAAAGTAGCCTAGAAaattatgcccacattcccaaaaatggattagggatgtttgtctttgttttgagtGTTGATTACAGTTCTTATGGATAATGATCAAGATAAAaaggtaaacaaagaaaattagattcagagttcttgttttgaaaaaaaaaacaggaaattcTGTGGGaacaatgctcttgtacactgtaaagatttatcacttgcaTCAGTTTAATTAAgcgctggttggccagtagccaggtagtaAATATAGGCGGGGCAACAAGAcaaggagaattttgggaagagaaaaggcagagagtcagtcattAGTCaaatgtagaggaagcaagatgacaatacttcactgagtaaggtactaagccatgtgactaaacatacATAAGAACTgagagttaatttaagttgtaagagctaattaatagtaagtctcatgtaacaggccaaacagtttataattaattaggCCTCTTGTGTGTTTCCTTGAGACTCAATGGCCTGAAAACTGGGTggtacagaaacttccatctacagtttGATGTTGACTTCTGCAAGGtataatattgtttttattatggttagatatgttccttgtataccCAGtatctctaagacctttattGTGAAGGGGAGTTAagttttgtcaaaggctttttcaacatctaatgagatgatcatgtgttttttctttcagtttgttcatatgatggattacattgacatatttatatatattgaaCCAAACGTCCATCTTGGGATGAAGTCTATTTGGTCATGGTGCACGATTTTTTTGATATGTTTGTGGAttttgtttgccagtattttattgagtattttttgcatcaatgttcaccagggagattggtctgtagttctctttctatGCTGcatctttgtgtgatttgggtGTTCATGTAACTGCAGCCTCATATAAGGAGTTTGACAATGTTTCTCTTCTGTTTATATTGTGTGGATAAATTTGAGGATTattggaattagctcttcttttaATTCTTGTATAATTCTGCACTGAAGCTTTCTGGTCCTGGACTTTATTTGGTTGGAAGACCTTTAATGacaacttctatttccttagggaaataaattgtttatttatctgttcttaatttaattttggtatgtggtccctttccagaaaattgtccagAAATTTTTagcttttccaattttgtggaataccggtttttaaagtatgacccAATCATTCcatggatttcctcagtgtctgtttgttgtatcccccttttcatttctgattttgttaattctgatgttctctctctgccttttggttagtttggataagtgttTGCCTGTCttgattttctaaaagaattaactctttgtttctttgtagttttctctttgttctaaTTTATTAATATTGGCCCTCATCTACTCCTCATGGGtttagtttgcttctttttgctctagAGATTTCTGGTGTTCTGTTAATTTGATATTGTGAGATTTCTCCAACTTTTTAAGTAGGCATTAAGTATTATGAACTTTTCTCATTgtactgttttcatagtgtcccataagtttgggtatgttgtaacTGCATTTTCATTGAAACCTAcaaaatattttacttctttctttatttcttccttgaaccaAGGATGATTCAATTGAgcattattcagtttccatgGGTTTGTAAGTTTTCTGGAATTTGtgtttaagccatggtgatctgataagacactcAGGCTTTTCCAATTTCTTATATcttttgagatttgctttgtgactgattatgtggtcaattttagagaaggttccataaggtgctgagaaggaagtatattctttggtgtttgggtgaaaggttctgtagatatctgttaagtacatttgagtctTAGTTTGACGTGGaattttaagttttagtaatgtttcttttacaaatttggGTGCCCTATTATTTGAGACAtaaatgttcaggattgagacttccttttaatggatttttttataATGATGATGAAacatccttcttcatctcttttacCTTTATTTTGCAGTCTAAATTGTTAGCTAATCAAATAGCTACGtgagcttgcttcttaggtctgtTTGGTTGTAAAGTCTTtccccaaccttttactctgagaaaCTATTCATCTTTTGTTGTGCCTGTGTCACAAGGCCCCGAAACAATACCGCCCCAGAGCCAGTATCTGATGCAAACACAAAGGGTTTATTGAAGCAAGTTCAGCCTTGGGCAgcaactcagcactcaggagactgagaacaGTCCTGAGCATTTAAAGGGTAGGGTTTATAAAGGGAATAATCACAAAGGAAAACCACAAGTGGATCCCAAGCCTTGTCAGAAGGTTTTGAGGTAGCTGACACTTAACCTGATTGGTTGTGGCAAGGAAAAGTATAGAATTGTACAGTAGTAAAAAATACAACCGGCATGGTTAAGGCATGTGGTTAGTAGCTTTTACTAGCCATGTTGTTAGTGACTGTCATCAATAATACCCACATCAGTCATACACACAATGGAGTTCAACTCATTTTGGGAACTTGGGATcacaaagagggcatcagatgggTGGTCTTAGTTTAGTTCAAATTTGAGCATCAcactttgaagttgaggtgtgtttttgtatgcagcagaaggatggatcatGTTTTCATATCTGTtctattagcctgtgtctttttataggtgagttaatTCTAgtgatattaagggatattaatgaccagtgattgttaattcctgatATTCCTTGGTGGTAGTGTGTGCATATTTCCCTTCTTTAGGAtttgctggtgtgggattatctattgcctgtgcaTTTTGTGTGTAGAACtatcttgggttggagttttccttctagggCTTTCTGTAGGGCTTGATTTGTGGAtaggtgtagtgatattttatttatgttttaacaaagttTGCATGAAAATtagagtgcagaactaagccactagaggccaggaagtgatatcatacacctttaatccagggactcgggagacaggcagagggatctctgttagttcaaggccatcctgggctttacaagattgaatttgtctaaaagagaaacagatcaatcaaaggtgatcccagcacttgggattacacacttttaatcccagtactaggaaagtggagacaggactaatatggctgggtgaagagaagagtataaggtggaaggagacaaggAGAGTAgtgagtctgaggtttggtggaaaCAGATCCAGTCTGAGGACAGCATTGGtggaggtaaaagaactctctgatggttggcctctctgcttctcttatcttcagcattaacacttatatctgactctgggtttttattatgaagaccATCTAGAATTTATGT includes:
- the Satl1 gene encoding spermidine/spermine N(1)-acetyltransferase-like protein 1; its protein translation is MDQPGIRQAGQSKTDMNQAGMSPPDESPYNTKEPGPSQANINQPSMSQQDMNKPDVTRPDARQPDMNQPGPSMDQPVVSKPDVSQQGLRQPDPSQLHMKHPGTGQPGMSQSGLSQAGIWQPGPPPPNIKQMNSRQLGSAYPGRKSPEMWQIDQSNQEMRQSDIVQRDTSNAGQRQPDTWKTDPSYPGMKQTEPWQWEPGSPSLRQTDAYQWNPSHLSKKHSNSWQTGLHHPVIKHLEFKEPSPTERGTKQLDTAQPGMKLPGPSQPDMRQYDTWQSSQNQQGMKQFSPWQPGPSSLGKRLSGTWPLGLSQPGMRQSDTYQLGPTHPDTRQSSLSPPAMAKPDTCQSGLSQSGMKELDTWQSGTNQHGIKQLDSWQWSPNSPSRKQSGKWPAGPSPLGMRQLESWQSGPSQLSMRYSDSCPWGPCHSAMRHSDLWQPSQSGTRQSDAWQTCPSHPGMKQFDTWQSSPNFPGVRQLYTWQPSPSCSNTRQSEKWHLGPSNPDMRQTDIWEPIPRQLKTSASQLETTQLDKSQPDTTQPGLGEMTPSDTSEPSPSQPETKASPSDTTSQSESIKGSDSQPSKSQLQPSESSTSDLSKNQEGMLQLPMRKTNSVPFKIRPAKPQDCPDILRLIKELASYEGMQREVTLTEMDLFRDGFGENPLFYCLIAEAPSQQTELEVNTIGFAMYYYTYDPWVGKTLHLEDFYISEDYQGLGIGGDMLKKLSQIAINTHCSAMQFLVVIWNQDSVEYYSRLGALDLSCEEGWHLFRFNIEDLLGLAEEE